In one window of uncultured Campylobacter sp. DNA:
- a CDS encoding dihydroneopterin aldolase — MEFLQLLLVLIAMIIIIAKPQKEKLAFGLVVVSWLFMAYLYIGHKSGALLTTINL, encoded by the coding sequence ATGGAATTTTTGCAGCTTTTGTTGGTCCTGATAGCTATGATTATTATCATAGCAAAACCGCAAAAAGAAAAGCTCGCTTTCGGTTTAGTCGTAGTCTCGTGGCTATTTATGGCGTATTTATACATAGGGCACAAATCAGGCGCCCTGCTAACGACGATAAATCTATAA
- a CDS encoding disulfide bond formation protein B: MNEIKKAKFFYALMCLAGFLIILLPVGIANLFFGYVLKDSPCTLCWGQREGMIFIGVTALFIVRYGLKARYLAMLLLMAGFGLWQSFAHYGIHAHRDLDQGFGLAVFGIHTYFWAEIVFWAVVVMLGAIFFFAPKFSALEEEMEGETIRRFGKLTSAAFIVCTLIIASNLFQAFVSTGLPPYYGQGDPVRFTLDPKYIIWDDSGYKNHWKNISFRGKREVEAPDYAFAPASEKLGVKFDNNPSNAPLAVDENLSIASKNDISFAKPINSLDFINGEFVASSKWEVFFMDENFKVTSDFEIDPYFSATIDPIIGVIPFMGDKYMLMGSNKTLLRFAKNGGADEALQYADFVRGNDKFEGQGKGLGRSRIDTVRAKFHHVASIATDGTYCYLATVPNNKDAKKLVISKILLSDRTLSGEFSPKAALKQDKSLGDLYITSMSYHDGLLYALSKNHNVIALIDPKSEQIVKTLSYPSEISNARSIFFKDGAMYILSYQEGKNRLYQLN, from the coding sequence ATGAACGAAATCAAAAAGGCAAAATTTTTCTACGCATTGATGTGCTTGGCGGGATTTTTGATCATCCTTTTGCCGGTGGGGATAGCCAATCTCTTTTTCGGCTACGTGCTCAAGGACAGCCCGTGCACGCTGTGCTGGGGACAGCGCGAAGGTATGATCTTTATCGGCGTCACGGCTCTTTTTATCGTCAGATACGGGCTAAAGGCCAGATACCTAGCCATGCTGCTTTTGATGGCTGGATTTGGACTATGGCAGTCCTTCGCGCACTACGGCATACACGCGCACAGGGATTTAGATCAGGGCTTTGGATTGGCGGTTTTCGGTATCCATACCTATTTTTGGGCGGAGATAGTGTTCTGGGCGGTCGTAGTGATGCTCGGAGCGATATTCTTTTTCGCGCCTAAGTTTAGCGCGCTTGAAGAGGAGATGGAGGGTGAGACGATCAGAAGGTTCGGCAAGCTCACCTCCGCGGCTTTCATCGTCTGCACGCTCATAATTGCTTCAAACCTCTTTCAAGCCTTCGTCAGCACGGGCCTTCCGCCGTATTACGGACAGGGCGATCCGGTGCGCTTCACGCTTGATCCAAAATATATCATCTGGGACGATAGCGGCTATAAAAATCACTGGAAAAACATCTCATTTCGCGGCAAAAGAGAGGTCGAGGCGCCGGATTATGCCTTTGCGCCCGCTAGCGAGAAGCTGGGCGTGAAATTTGACAACAACCCGAGCAACGCTCCTTTGGCGGTCGATGAAAATCTAAGCATCGCCTCAAAGAACGATATAAGCTTCGCCAAGCCTATCAACTCGCTTGATTTCATAAACGGCGAATTCGTCGCGAGCTCGAAGTGGGAAGTGTTTTTCATGGACGAAAATTTTAAAGTTACGAGCGATTTTGAGATCGATCCGTATTTTTCGGCGACGATCGATCCGATCATCGGCGTGATCCCGTTTATGGGCGATAAATACATGCTCATGGGCTCGAATAAGACGCTTTTGAGATTTGCGAAAAACGGCGGCGCGGACGAAGCGCTTCAATACGCCGATTTCGTGCGCGGTAATGATAAATTTGAAGGGCAGGGCAAAGGGCTCGGACGCAGCAGGATCGATACGGTCAGGGCGAAATTTCACCACGTCGCAAGCATCGCTACCGACGGGACGTACTGCTACCTAGCCACCGTGCCGAACAACAAGGATGCGAAAAAGCTCGTCATCTCTAAAATTTTGCTGAGCGATCGCACGCTCTCGGGCGAGTTTAGCCCAAAAGCCGCGCTCAAACAGGACAAGAGCCTAGGCGATCTCTACATCACGTCGATGAGCTATCACGACGGCCTGCTCTACGCGCTTAGCAAAAACCACAACGTCATCGCGCTCATCGATCCAAAGAGCGAGCAGATCGTCAAAACTCTCTCCTATCCGAGCGAGATAAGCAACGCTAGAAGCATCTTTTTCAAAGACGGCGCGATGTATATTTTGTCCTACCAAGAGGGCAAAAATAGGCTTTATCAACTAAATTAA
- a CDS encoding peptidylprolyl isomerase, whose amino-acid sequence MIKKLLFSAMICAICANAEVVNGVIAVVDNEPITGYELAKVQKLTGSSPQAAMEILIGQKLQQSEIKRRGIAVNDAEIDARLKAIADQNKLSLDQLKTAVQKQGINYDDFKANIRRTLLEEKLYGSIFADVQHRTTPENVKKFYSQNSSLFTTFDSITLTRYIAKSQAPLDKIRANPKLRPSDVYVMKGTLKANQMDEGLKYIVTNVEQGKFSPIIPTRNGYEMFYVNDKKGLRTLDFDSVQEKAIEGYVTSERKKAITEFNDRLRSNANIRIIERPQAKSQGAKTAPKVKVQKRQ is encoded by the coding sequence ATGATAAAGAAACTGCTTTTTTCCGCAATGATCTGTGCTATTTGTGCAAATGCCGAAGTAGTAAACGGCGTCATCGCCGTGGTAGATAATGAGCCCATCACCGGCTACGAACTAGCCAAAGTTCAGAAGCTAACGGGCTCTTCGCCGCAAGCCGCGATGGAAATTTTAATCGGGCAAAAGCTGCAACAATCCGAGATTAAACGCCGCGGCATCGCGGTAAATGACGCGGAGATCGATGCGAGGCTCAAAGCGATCGCCGATCAAAATAAGCTTAGCTTAGACCAGCTCAAAACTGCTGTGCAAAAGCAAGGTATAAACTACGATGACTTTAAAGCAAATATCCGCCGCACACTGCTTGAAGAAAAGCTCTATGGCTCGATATTCGCAGACGTACAGCACCGCACGACCCCCGAAAATGTCAAAAAATTCTACAGCCAAAATAGCTCATTATTTACAACCTTCGATAGCATCACGCTCACCCGCTACATCGCAAAATCTCAGGCTCCACTCGATAAGATCCGCGCAAATCCAAAGCTCCGCCCAAGCGACGTGTATGTGATGAAGGGAACCCTCAAGGCCAATCAAATGGACGAGGGACTAAAATACATCGTCACGAATGTCGAGCAGGGTAAATTTTCGCCGATTATCCCTACGCGCAACGGATATGAGATGTTTTACGTAAACGACAAAAAAGGGCTTCGTACGCTTGATTTCGACAGCGTGCAAGAAAAGGCAATCGAAGGCTACGTGACCTCCGAGCGCAAAAAGGCGATCACCGAGTTCAACGACAGACTTCGCTCAAACGCCAATATCCGCATTATCGAGCGTCCGCAGGCAAAATCGCAAGGCGCAAAAACCGCCCCAAAAGTTAAAGTGCAAAAAAGGCAGTAA
- the gltX gene encoding glutamate--tRNA ligase, translating into MIVTRFAPSPTGYLHIGGLRTALFSYLYARANGGKFLLRIEDTDLKRNSQEAAKAIEEAFKWCNLDYDGQIVYQSSRFDLYKQYVQKLLDEGKAYKCYMSKDELDELRAQQEARKERPRYDNRYRDFTGTPPAGIEPVIRIKSPLSGTIEFSDGIKGEIKFNAADILDDFIIARSDGTPTYNFTVVIDDALMGVTDVIRGDDHLSNTPKQIVLYNALGFKIPKFYHVAMINGADGSKLSKRHGATDVMEYKRMGYLPQALLNFLVRLGWSHGDDEIFSMEEMKRYFDPNHISKSCSTFNQTKLEWLNAHYIKNSGDDELATQLVEFGVDIRSHAKKHLIAQQYKQRAKTLVEMAEGIKALLNRPSCYDEKAYKKFVTESSLSLLAKFADTLSANLNAKECEEETMKFLDANGAKLKDLAQPLRVAITGGSVSPSIFEICEILGSDEVKTRISNLIKKGL; encoded by the coding sequence ATGATAGTAACTCGTTTTGCGCCGAGTCCTACGGGATATTTACATATCGGCGGACTTAGAACGGCACTTTTTAGTTATCTTTACGCTAGAGCAAACGGCGGCAAATTTCTGCTGCGCATCGAGGATACCGATCTGAAGCGCAATTCGCAGGAGGCTGCTAAGGCGATCGAGGAAGCTTTTAAGTGGTGCAATCTGGACTATGACGGGCAGATCGTGTATCAAAGCTCGCGCTTCGATCTTTACAAACAATACGTCCAAAAGCTGCTAGATGAGGGCAAGGCATACAAATGCTATATGAGCAAGGATGAGCTGGACGAGCTGCGCGCGCAGCAGGAAGCTCGCAAAGAGCGCCCTCGCTACGATAACCGCTATCGCGACTTTACCGGCACGCCGCCTGCTGGGATCGAGCCCGTAATTCGTATCAAATCCCCGCTTAGCGGCACGATAGAATTTAGTGACGGCATCAAGGGCGAGATAAAATTTAACGCTGCCGATATTTTGGACGATTTCATCATCGCGCGCTCCGACGGCACGCCTACGTATAACTTTACGGTCGTGATAGACGACGCGCTGATGGGCGTCACAGATGTGATCCGCGGCGACGATCATCTAAGCAACACCCCAAAGCAGATTGTGCTTTATAATGCGCTAGGCTTTAAAATCCCGAAATTTTATCATGTCGCGATGATCAACGGCGCCGACGGCAGCAAGCTAAGTAAGCGCCATGGCGCTACCGACGTGATGGAGTATAAGCGCATGGGCTATCTGCCGCAGGCTCTGCTAAATTTTTTAGTGCGCCTGGGTTGGAGCCACGGGGATGATGAAATTTTTAGCATGGAGGAGATGAAGCGATACTTTGATCCTAACCATATCAGCAAGAGCTGTAGTACCTTCAACCAAACCAAGCTTGAGTGGCTCAATGCGCATTATATTAAAAACTCGGGCGATGATGAGCTTGCCACGCAGCTTGTGGAATTCGGCGTTGATATCCGCTCGCACGCGAAAAAACATCTCATCGCGCAGCAGTACAAACAGCGCGCAAAGACGCTAGTGGAGATGGCAGAGGGCATCAAGGCTCTTCTAAACCGCCCGAGCTGCTACGACGAGAAGGCGTATAAGAAATTTGTAACCGAAAGTTCGCTAAGCTTACTCGCAAAATTTGCGGATACTCTAAGCGCAAATTTAAACGCAAAGGAGTGCGAGGAGGAGACGATGAAATTTTTGGACGCAAACGGCGCCAAGCTAAAGGATCTTGCCCAGCCGCTGCGCGTTGCGATCACGGGAGGAAGCGTAAGTCCGTCGATTTTTGAAATTTGTGAAATTTTAGGAAGCGACGAAGTTAAAACTAGAATTTCAAATTTAATCAAAAAAGGATTATAA
- a CDS encoding malic enzyme-like NAD(P)-binding protein, with protein MAKVNVEAALKYHIGGKIGTNVKTPCATAEDLALAYTPGVAEPCKVIEGDHEAAFKYTNKANLVAVITNGTAVLGLGDIGAIAGKPVMEGKAVLFKKFGGVDAFDIEIDEKDPKKIIEICKAIASTFGGINLEDIKAPECFEIERELQKAVDIPVMHDDQHGTAMITGAGLINAALISGKKIEDMKIVVSGSGAAGIACAKMYRNLGAKHIIMLDSKGVIHKGRTDLTEQKKEFALDTADRTLEDAMKGADMFLGLSKPGVLTKEMVKTMAPHPIIFALANPVPEIYPSEVEEVRNDAIVGTGRSDFANQINNVLGFPYIFRGALDVRAKKITENMKIAAARAMADLAREEVPAEIRKMLGKDSLKFGKDYVIPNPFDPRVFAVISTAVAKAAVDDGVARVKEFDAAAYKKSLEAKKL; from the coding sequence ATGGCTAAAGTAAACGTTGAAGCGGCTTTGAAGTACCACATAGGCGGTAAAATCGGAACGAATGTAAAAACCCCGTGCGCTACGGCGGAGGATTTGGCGCTTGCATACACGCCGGGCGTCGCGGAGCCTTGCAAGGTGATCGAAGGTGATCACGAAGCCGCGTTTAAATACACGAATAAGGCCAATCTCGTAGCCGTTATCACTAACGGTACGGCGGTTTTGGGTCTCGGAGATATCGGCGCAATCGCCGGAAAGCCCGTAATGGAGGGCAAGGCAGTTTTGTTTAAAAAATTCGGCGGCGTCGACGCTTTCGATATCGAGATCGACGAAAAAGATCCTAAAAAGATAATTGAAATTTGCAAAGCGATAGCGTCTACGTTCGGCGGTATAAATTTAGAGGATATCAAAGCTCCCGAGTGCTTCGAGATAGAGCGCGAGCTGCAAAAAGCCGTCGATATCCCCGTCATGCACGATGATCAGCACGGAACTGCGATGATTACGGGCGCAGGGCTAATCAATGCAGCCCTCATCAGCGGCAAAAAGATCGAGGATATGAAGATCGTAGTCAGCGGCTCGGGCGCTGCAGGCATAGCGTGCGCAAAGATGTATCGTAATTTAGGCGCCAAACATATCATAATGCTCGATTCCAAAGGGGTGATCCACAAGGGCCGCACCGATCTTACCGAGCAAAAGAAAGAATTTGCCCTAGACACCGCAGATCGCACGCTAGAGGACGCAATGAAGGGCGCGGATATGTTTTTGGGCCTTAGCAAGCCGGGCGTTTTAACCAAAGAGATGGTAAAGACTATGGCGCCGCATCCAATCATTTTTGCGCTTGCAAATCCGGTACCGGAAATTTATCCAAGCGAGGTCGAGGAAGTAAGAAACGACGCGATCGTAGGCACCGGCAGAAGCGACTTTGCAAATCAGATCAATAACGTTTTGGGCTTTCCGTATATCTTCCGTGGCGCGCTTGACGTAAGAGCCAAAAAGATTACGGAAAATATGAAAATTGCTGCCGCTCGTGCGATGGCGGATCTTGCTCGCGAAGAAGTTCCTGCAGAAATCCGCAAGATGCTGGGCAAAGATAGCTTGAAATTCGGCAAAGACTACGTTATCCCAAATCCTTTCGATCCGCGCGTATTTGCCGTGATCTCGACGGCGGTTGCAAAAGCTGCGGTAGATGACGGTGTCGCTCGCGTCAAAGAGTTCGACGCTGCGGCTTATAAAAAGAGCCTAGAAGCCAAAAAGCTATGA
- a CDS encoding nicotinate phosphoribosyltransferase — protein sequence MQNLALLTDFYQLSMMQGYFFTKPDQTAVFDVFYRKNPSGGGYAIFCGLSEVVDYIENLKFSDDDIAYLKSLNLFKPEFLEFLRGFKFRGEIYAMDEGQIVFPHEPLIRVKANIMEAQLIETAILNTINFQTLVATKSSRINFSAKGDSVMEFGLRRAQGRSAGIYGAKAAIIGGCSATSNVLAAKKFGVPAIGTHSHSWIQSFDSELEAFRAYAKIYPDSALLLVDTYDTLASGVPNAIKVFEELRASGHKPLGIRIDSGDLEYLTKQARKMLDAAGFDDAKITASNDLDEYAIDQLKLFDAKIDSWGIGTRLITGGDSSSLGGVYKLSGIEKDGEIVAKIKISNDPRKINNPGYKQVFRLYDKDNGMALADLIALDGESIDESAPLEIFHPLYTYKRKILTNFSAHKLLRPVFKEGKFVGVRRTVSEIARFSKEQKSKFWLEHLRNVHPQSYKVDLSQKLWDIRKSLINECNLNLKEKYV from the coding sequence ATGCAAAATTTAGCTTTACTTACCGATTTTTATCAGCTTAGCATGATGCAGGGCTATTTTTTTACAAAGCCCGATCAGACGGCGGTTTTTGACGTTTTTTATCGCAAAAACCCAAGCGGCGGCGGTTACGCGATATTTTGCGGCCTAAGCGAGGTCGTGGATTATATCGAAAATCTTAAATTTAGCGATGACGACATCGCGTATTTAAAAAGTCTAAATTTATTTAAGCCCGAATTTTTAGAATTTCTAAGAGGCTTTAAATTTAGAGGCGAAATTTACGCAATGGATGAGGGGCAGATCGTATTTCCGCACGAGCCGCTAATCCGCGTCAAAGCAAACATTATGGAGGCGCAGCTCATCGAGACCGCGATCCTAAATACGATAAATTTCCAAACTCTAGTCGCTACGAAAAGCTCGCGCATAAACTTTAGCGCCAAAGGTGATTCGGTGATGGAGTTTGGCTTGCGCCGCGCTCAGGGGCGAAGTGCGGGTATCTACGGCGCAAAGGCTGCGATTATAGGCGGCTGCAGCGCCACGTCAAACGTGCTTGCCGCAAAGAAATTCGGCGTGCCCGCGATCGGCACTCACTCGCACTCGTGGATTCAGAGCTTTGATAGCGAGCTGGAGGCATTTCGCGCTTACGCTAAAATTTATCCGGACAGCGCGCTTCTGCTCGTCGATACCTACGATACTCTCGCAAGCGGCGTGCCAAATGCGATCAAGGTTTTTGAGGAGCTGCGCGCGAGCGGTCATAAGCCGCTTGGGATTCGCATAGATTCGGGCGATCTGGAGTATCTAACCAAGCAGGCGCGCAAGATGCTCGATGCGGCGGGCTTTGATGACGCAAAGATCACCGCGTCGAATGATTTAGACGAATACGCGATCGATCAACTCAAGCTTTTCGACGCCAAAATCGATAGCTGGGGGATCGGCACGAGGCTTATTACTGGCGGAGACAGTTCTAGTCTCGGCGGCGTGTATAAGCTAAGCGGTATCGAAAAAGATGGCGAGATCGTGGCTAAGATCAAAATTTCAAACGATCCGCGCAAGATCAATAATCCAGGCTACAAACAGGTCTTTAGACTCTACGACAAAGATAACGGTATGGCGCTTGCCGATCTGATCGCGCTTGATGGAGAGAGCATAGACGAGAGCGCGCCGCTTGAAATTTTCCATCCGCTTTACACCTACAAGCGCAAAATTTTAACGAATTTTAGCGCGCATAAGCTATTACGTCCCGTTTTCAAGGAGGGCAAATTCGTAGGCGTGCGCCGCACGGTAAGCGAGATCGCGCGTTTTAGCAAGGAGCAAAAGAGCAAATTTTGGCTTGAGCACCTTCGCAACGTTCATCCGCAGAGCTACAAAGTGGATCTCTCTCAAAAGCTTTGGGATATCCGAAAATCACTCATCAACGAGTGCAACCTCAATTTAAAGGAAAAATATGTTTAA
- a CDS encoding MqnA/MqnD/SBP family protein, producing MLLGKIDYLNLLPFHVFLKSLPLPSYVKKSIEFKKGVPSKLCADLYYRRIDAAVISSIESRRAKYRRLPLGIVAKREVLSVLVRKNSAPRLDPASMSSNMLARVLDLSGEVLIGDNALKALLSQGKDKFYDLGEIWQQRTGLPFVFGRLCCVKNEKAYSRLATKFLRSRIKIPRYILQSYAFSRGIKEREILNYLKFISYKIGVREELALKKFIAKAKKLKFNPVQKEEL from the coding sequence ATGTTATTAGGCAAAATCGATTATCTAAATTTGCTCCCTTTTCACGTATTTTTAAAATCCCTTCCGCTGCCGTCTTATGTTAAAAAATCTATAGAATTTAAAAAAGGGGTGCCGAGCAAACTCTGCGCCGATCTTTATTATAGGCGTATAGATGCCGCGGTAATCTCCAGCATCGAAAGCCGCCGCGCAAAATACCGCAGGCTGCCTCTGGGAATCGTCGCAAAGCGTGAGGTGCTAAGCGTGCTCGTGCGCAAAAACTCGGCGCCCAGGCTCGATCCCGCGTCGATGAGCTCAAATATGCTAGCTCGCGTGCTGGATCTTAGCGGCGAGGTGCTAATCGGCGATAATGCTCTAAAGGCGCTGCTTTCGCAGGGCAAGGATAAATTTTACGATTTGGGCGAAATTTGGCAGCAGCGCACGGGCTTGCCCTTTGTTTTCGGGCGGCTGTGCTGCGTGAAAAACGAAAAAGCCTATTCGCGCCTGGCAACGAAATTTTTGCGTTCGCGCATTAAAATTCCAAGATATATTCTGCAAAGCTACGCCTTTTCGCGGGGCATAAAAGAGCGTGAAATTTTAAATTATCTAAAATTTATAAGCTACAAAATCGGCGTCCGCGAGGAGCTGGCTCTGAAAAAATTTATCGCCAAAGCCAAAAAATTAAAATTTAATCCGGTTCAAAAGGAGGAACTATGA
- the gdhA gene encoding NADP-specific glutamate dehydrogenase, producing the protein MKSYIDGLLLNLKRANPGQEVFIQASTEILYSLIPLLKRDERYVKNKILERILAPERTMMFRVVYMSDDGEPCVHTGYRIEFNSALGPYKGGLRFHPSVNLGVLKFLGFEQIFKNSLTGLNIGGAKGGANFDPKGKSDGEIMRFCQAFMLELHRLISSNTDVPAGDIGVGGREIGYMYGAYKKLTRRFDGALTGKGLSWGGSLARTEATGYGSVYFANEMLATRGDSLHGKICTISGAGNVAIYTAEKLYQMQAKPVTVSDSTGFIYDADGIDVALLKKLKEQLRVGLCEYTKERPGAKFTPASAYPAGRNGVWSVPCDAAFPSATQNELNLDDAQTLYANGCRMVCEGANMPSTLEAVDFMLAQKDLLFGPAKAANAGGVATSGLEMAQNAQMASWSFEEVDGKLREIMRHIFRTSYETSKEFGAEGNLVLGSNIAGFRRVADAMLDQGLV; encoded by the coding sequence ATGAAGTCTTACATCGACGGCTTGCTGCTAAATTTAAAGCGCGCCAATCCCGGTCAGGAGGTCTTTATCCAGGCATCGACCGAAATTTTATACTCGCTCATACCGCTTCTAAAGCGCGACGAGCGATACGTGAAAAATAAAATTTTAGAGCGCATTTTAGCGCCCGAGCGTACGATGATGTTTCGCGTCGTCTATATGAGCGACGACGGCGAGCCCTGCGTGCATACGGGATACCGCATAGAGTTCAACTCCGCTTTAGGACCTTACAAAGGCGGTCTGCGCTTTCATCCGAGCGTAAATTTAGGCGTTTTAAAATTTTTAGGGTTTGAACAAATTTTTAAAAATTCCCTCACCGGCCTTAATATCGGCGGCGCAAAAGGCGGCGCAAATTTCGATCCTAAGGGCAAGAGCGACGGCGAGATTATGAGATTTTGTCAAGCTTTTATGTTAGAACTTCACCGCCTAATCAGCTCCAATACCGACGTACCCGCAGGCGACATCGGCGTGGGCGGTCGCGAGATCGGCTATATGTACGGCGCGTATAAAAAGCTCACCCGCAGATTCGACGGCGCGCTTACGGGCAAGGGGTTAAGCTGGGGCGGAAGTCTTGCGCGCACCGAGGCTACGGGCTACGGCTCGGTATATTTTGCAAACGAGATGCTAGCTACCAGGGGCGATTCGCTGCACGGCAAAATTTGCACGATCTCGGGCGCCGGCAACGTCGCGATCTACACCGCCGAAAAGCTCTATCAAATGCAGGCTAAGCCCGTCACCGTAAGCGATTCCACGGGCTTTATCTATGACGCCGATGGAATAGACGTGGCGCTTCTTAAAAAGCTAAAAGAGCAGCTGCGCGTAGGGCTTTGCGAATATACCAAGGAGCGTCCCGGCGCAAAATTTACCCCCGCAAGCGCCTATCCCGCAGGCCGCAACGGCGTGTGGAGCGTACCGTGCGACGCGGCATTTCCGAGCGCTACGCAGAACGAGCTCAATCTGGACGATGCGCAAACCCTTTACGCCAACGGATGCCGCATGGTTTGCGAGGGCGCGAATATGCCCAGTACGCTCGAGGCGGTCGATTTTATGCTCGCGCAAAAGGACCTTCTTTTCGGTCCTGCGAAAGCGGCGAATGCGGGCGGCGTGGCTACGAGCGGGCTTGAGATGGCGCAAAACGCGCAGATGGCGTCGTGGAGCTTCGAGGAGGTCGACGGCAAGCTGCGCGAGATCATGCGTCACATATTTCGCACCAGCTACGAGACCTCGAAGGAATTCGGTGCGGAGGGCAATCTCGTGCTGGGCTCGAATATCGCGGGCTTTCGCCGCGTAGCCGACGCGATGCTGGATCAAGGGCTGGTTTAG
- a CDS encoding DUF4197 domain-containing protein, translating to MKKFMVLLAAASLSLAHADVTDILKQGADVLGATQSGNYKELLASATNRAVAELAKGYIHSKTAKIELPPSLKAAAKLARKVGGDKWERELVVSMNDAATKAVSGASKIFLQDLKSMSDADVKKLIGGGDTALSEYLQSKSGAKLRAVFRPIVSDMMSKNSFATAYNGLNSFAQNKIAGNEAVQNIARGLGASEYLPKQGEDLNDYITQKTLDGLFAVMREKESALRGSAVGKGAGILGKVLK from the coding sequence ATGAAAAAATTTATGGTTTTACTCGCCGCCGCGTCGCTGTCGCTCGCGCATGCGGACGTAACGGATATCCTAAAGCAGGGCGCGGACGTGCTCGGTGCGACTCAGAGCGGAAACTACAAAGAGCTGCTCGCTTCCGCTACGAACCGCGCCGTAGCCGAGCTCGCCAAGGGCTACATCCACAGCAAGACCGCTAAAATCGAGCTTCCTCCTTCGCTGAAGGCGGCTGCGAAGCTTGCGAGAAAGGTAGGCGGCGATAAATGGGAACGTGAGCTCGTCGTGAGCATGAACGACGCCGCTACCAAGGCGGTGAGCGGTGCGAGCAAGATATTTTTGCAAGATCTGAAATCTATGAGCGATGCCGACGTTAAAAAGCTCATCGGCGGCGGCGACACGGCGCTTAGCGAGTATCTGCAGAGCAAATCAGGTGCGAAGCTGCGGGCGGTTTTTAGGCCGATCGTAAGCGATATGATGAGCAAAAACAGCTTCGCGACAGCGTATAACGGGCTAAATTCCTTCGCGCAAAACAAGATCGCGGGTAACGAAGCGGTGCAAAACATCGCGCGCGGGCTGGGTGCGAGCGAGTATCTGCCTAAGCAGGGCGAGGATCTGAACGATTACATCACGCAAAAGACGCTGGACGGGCTATTTGCGGTGATGAGGGAAAAAGAAAGCGCGCTTCGCGGCAGCGCCGTTGGCAAAGGTGCCGGGATTTTAGGCAAGGTGCTTAAATAA
- the imm45 gene encoding Imm45 family immunity protein produces the protein MTILPISTFDNDLQRGDIIKFNDDELMVCDERCFWTENPCLLNLKDNRYFELPSEMLSSKAGFVVDKEQLIRNLANFGINASPREVFICSDNYLSSDELEDCDETIPGFRLTKPRDKFGRNRRIKRSLMKKFSIPLLKFRGKIEVGDIIECRKSSYPYEKNVSFIVVKAKDDDGVNFIKLVVISGYKAGLWVLPFLFKTDKNMIEADWLIKNWKYIFYRCCDIRHTYVNLQNRKEVLNFTDKQLENFIKIKQKRFKFKNKK, from the coding sequence ATGACCATCTTACCAATATCAACCTTCGACAATGATTTACAAAGAGGCGATATTATAAAATTTAACGACGATGAGCTTATGGTCTGTGATGAGCGATGTTTCTGGACAGAAAATCCTTGCCTTTTAAATTTAAAAGATAACAGATACTTTGAACTTCCTAGCGAGATGTTATCAAGCAAAGCGGGGTTTGTCGTGGATAAGGAGCAATTAATTCGTAATTTAGCAAATTTCGGCATCAATGCGAGCCCCCGGGAGGTATTCATATGCTCTGATAATTACCTTAGTAGCGATGAACTAGAAGATTGCGACGAAACAATCCCCGGTTTCAGACTGACAAAACCTAGGGATAAATTCGGACGCAATAGACGCATAAAGAGGAGTCTAATGAAAAAATTTAGCATTCCTCTCTTGAAATTTCGCGGAAAGATCGAGGTCGGAGATATTATCGAGTGTAGAAAATCCAGCTATCCATATGAGAAAAATGTAAGCTTTATCGTAGTAAAAGCAAAAGACGATGATGGAGTAAATTTTATAAAATTGGTCGTAATTAGCGGCTACAAGGCGGGCTTATGGGTTCTGCCGTTTTTATTTAAAACAGATAAAAATATGATAGAGGCAGACTGGCTAATTAAAAATTGGAAATATATTTTTTATAGGTGCTGTGATATAAGGCACACCTATGTAAATTTGCAAAACCGAAAAGAGGTTTTAAATTTTACCGATAAGCAGTTGGAAAATTTCATAAAAATTAAGCAAAAGAGATTTAAATTTAAAAATAAGAAGTGA
- a CDS encoding immunity 53 family protein has product MSNLKLIQNWYASKCDGEWEHEYGLTLETVDNPGWWIEIDGESGKKPIKINIDRDDEDWFFINATENELKGSCGAENLEELLEHVVKWLMD; this is encoded by the coding sequence ATGAGTAATCTAAAACTCATACAAAACTGGTACGCTTCCAAATGCGACGGAGAATGGGAGCATGAATATGGCCTTACGCTAGAAACGGTCGATAATCCCGGTTGGTGGATTGAAATCGATGGCGAGAGCGGGAAAAAGCCGATCAAAATAAATATCGATAGAGATGACGAGGATTGGTTTTTCATCAATGCCACGGAAAACGAACTCAAAGGAAGTTGCGGAGCCGAAAATTTAGAGGAATTATTGGAGCATGTAGTAAAATGGCTTATGGATTAA